The following proteins come from a genomic window of Nostoc sp. ATCC 53789:
- a CDS encoding SIMPL domain-containing protein, whose translation MRKITALMLVSITVTVGVGVLTPKVTNAQLFYPPASDRHSLMVIGQGVVKVPADTADIELVFSSESSNGESETQPSSLPQTRRISSPTLFLNYKTVAESSPSKKSLTKATLQPVVNSLVAKGINVDKIQVQINPNSSENNAKILVRLEKPTRDRVQEIVATANKATSQLENISVKSVGVEYAVNDCQALQSSVYQSAMKDAQSRAQALATAMSVKLDVPSVAEPFYTLFYPSCSSKTGVPLPSFASFLLSPTYNPDAPAEVEMKKDIFVTYTTK comes from the coding sequence ATGAGAAAAATAACTGCTCTAATGTTGGTAAGTATTACCGTGACTGTCGGCGTGGGAGTATTAACGCCCAAAGTTACTAATGCCCAATTATTTTATCCACCAGCAAGCGATCGCCATTCATTAATGGTAATCGGTCAAGGAGTAGTGAAAGTGCCAGCAGATACAGCCGATATTGAACTGGTATTCAGTAGCGAAAGTAGCAATGGTGAGTCAGAAACGCAACCATCATCTCTACCGCAAACCCGCCGCATTTCCTCACCAACTCTATTCTTAAATTACAAAACAGTAGCAGAATCTTCACCAAGCAAAAAATCACTAACTAAAGCAACTCTCCAGCCTGTAGTTAATAGCCTAGTTGCCAAAGGAATTAATGTTGATAAAATTCAAGTACAAATTAACCCAAATTCCAGCGAAAATAACGCCAAAATATTGGTGAGGTTGGAAAAACCAACACGCGATCGCGTCCAGGAAATTGTTGCTACAGCGAACAAAGCGACAAGCCAACTTGAAAATATTTCCGTCAAGAGTGTGGGCGTTGAGTACGCAGTAAATGACTGTCAGGCTTTGCAGAGTTCAGTTTATCAATCAGCGATGAAAGATGCTCAAAGTCGCGCTCAGGCTTTAGCAACTGCTATGAGTGTTAAACTTGATGTTCCTTCTGTAGCCGAACCATTTTACACATTATTTTATCCCTCATGTAGTTCTAAAACTGGAGTTCCTTTACCATCATTTGCTAGTTTTTTATTATCACCGACTTATAATCCAGATGCCCCAGCAGAAGTTGAGATGAAAAAGGATATTTTTGTGACATATACAACTAAATAA
- a CDS encoding aspartate aminotransferase, protein MSLNWIVPAERIQKLPPYVFARLDELKAKAREQGLDLIDLGMGNPDGATPAPVVEAAIAALKDPANHGYPPFEGTASFRRAITNWYHRRYGVVLDPDSEALPLLGSKEGLTHLAIAYVNPGDLVLVPSPAYPAHFRGPAIAGGKIHSLILKPENDWLIDLAAIPDEVARQAKILYFNYPSNPTAATAPREFFEEIVAFARKYEILLVHDLCYAELAFDGYQPTSLLEIPGAKDIGVEFHTLSKTYNMAGWRVGFVVGNRHVIQGLRTLKTNLDYGIFSALQKAAETALQLPDVYLHEVQQRYRTRRDFLIDGLGELGWDIPRTKATMYLWVKCPVGMGSTDFALNVLQQTGVVLTPGNAFGVAGEGYVRISLIADCDRLGEALHRFKQAGIRYQPESVVSTSGAIADLVS, encoded by the coding sequence ATGAGTTTAAATTGGATTGTCCCAGCAGAACGCATACAAAAACTACCACCTTATGTATTTGCCCGTTTAGATGAACTAAAAGCGAAAGCACGGGAACAAGGGTTAGATTTAATTGATTTGGGTATGGGAAACCCCGACGGTGCAACACCAGCACCAGTTGTAGAAGCGGCGATCGCAGCCTTGAAAGATCCCGCCAATCACGGTTATCCGCCCTTTGAAGGGACTGCTAGTTTTCGTCGGGCGATCACTAATTGGTATCATCGCCGTTATGGTGTGGTTCTCGATCCCGATAGTGAAGCCTTGCCACTGCTGGGTTCTAAAGAAGGATTAACCCATTTAGCGATCGCCTACGTTAACCCTGGTGATTTAGTTCTGGTTCCTTCCCCAGCTTATCCCGCCCATTTTCGCGGCCCGGCGATCGCAGGCGGCAAAATCCACAGTTTGATTCTTAAACCAGAGAATGACTGGTTAATCGATTTAGCTGCCATTCCTGATGAGGTTGCCAGACAAGCTAAAATTCTCTATTTTAACTATCCCAGCAATCCCACTGCTGCCACAGCCCCCCGCGAATTCTTTGAAGAAATCGTCGCCTTTGCCCGCAAATATGAAATTTTGCTGGTGCATGATTTATGTTACGCCGAGTTAGCTTTTGATGGTTATCAACCCACTAGCTTGCTAGAAATTCCCGGCGCGAAAGATATTGGTGTAGAATTCCACACCTTATCTAAAACCTATAATATGGCTGGTTGGCGCGTTGGTTTTGTGGTGGGGAACCGCCATGTAATTCAAGGTTTGCGGACACTAAAAACTAACTTAGATTACGGTATTTTTTCCGCCTTGCAAAAAGCAGCCGAAACCGCCTTGCAATTGCCAGATGTCTATTTGCACGAAGTACAACAACGCTACCGTACCCGCCGTGATTTCCTCATTGATGGGTTAGGAGAGTTGGGTTGGGATATCCCCAGAACCAAGGCGACTATGTATCTTTGGGTGAAGTGTCCCGTTGGTATGGGTTCCACAGATTTTGCCTTGAACGTGTTGCAACAAACTGGCGTTGTTCTGACTCCAGGTAATGCTTTTGGGGTTGCGGGCGAAGGTTATGTCAGGATCAGTTTGATTGCCGACTGCGATCGCTTGGGTGAAGCTTTACATCGCTTCAAACAAGCCGGCATCCGCTATCAACCTGAAAGCGTAGTTTCTACATCAGGAGCGATCGCCGATCTCGTTAGTTGA
- a CDS encoding iron-containing alcohol dehydrogenase family protein, with protein sequence MSNQLSTQPSLSTQTSSSLFTLTVAPAKVIRGSGVLQAAAAEIACLGSRPLIVAGESTLAISRKNLQPVLETQQLHPVQASYGADCCEASLKSLQKKAKEHKADVIIGVGGGKALDTAKLLAQQLQLPVVTIPTSGATCAAWSALSNVYSENGAFLYDVGLSRCPDLLILDYDLIQTAPQRTLVAGIGDAIAKWYEASVSSGHLQDTLIIAAVQQARVLRDILLQKSAAALKEPGSEVWREVVDASVLLAGVVGGLGGAQCRTVAAHAVHNGLTHISGHGSIHGEKVAFGILVQLRLEEMLQGNQLAASARQQLLKFYTEIGLPQKLSDLGLGNITLGELQTAAEIALVPNSDIHRLPFKVAPEQLMAAMVSTTAPIDSKDMNRVSPKGISDEVEE encoded by the coding sequence ATGTCTAATCAACTTTCTACTCAACCTTCTTTGTCTACTCAAACCTCTAGTTCATTATTTACGCTCACAGTTGCCCCGGCAAAAGTCATCCGTGGTTCTGGGGTGTTGCAAGCAGCCGCAGCAGAGATTGCCTGTTTGGGAAGTCGTCCCTTAATTGTGGCAGGTGAATCGACTCTCGCCATCAGCCGAAAGAATTTGCAACCAGTTTTAGAAACGCAACAGTTACATCCTGTTCAAGCTTCTTATGGTGCAGATTGCTGCGAAGCTAGCCTGAAATCTTTACAGAAGAAGGCAAAAGAACATAAAGCTGATGTGATTATTGGTGTTGGTGGCGGCAAAGCCTTAGATACAGCAAAATTACTCGCGCAGCAGTTACAGTTACCAGTGGTGACAATTCCGACATCAGGGGCTACCTGTGCAGCTTGGAGTGCCTTGTCGAATGTTTATTCGGAAAATGGGGCGTTTCTCTACGATGTAGGACTGTCTCGTTGTCCCGATTTACTGATACTCGATTATGACTTGATTCAAACTGCACCACAACGAACTTTAGTAGCTGGAATTGGTGATGCGATCGCTAAGTGGTATGAAGCCTCTGTTAGCAGTGGGCATTTACAAGACACTTTAATTATTGCTGCGGTGCAACAAGCAAGAGTTTTGCGAGATATCCTCTTGCAAAAGTCAGCCGCCGCCTTGAAGGAACCAGGTAGTGAAGTTTGGCGAGAAGTCGTAGACGCAAGTGTTTTATTAGCTGGGGTAGTTGGAGGACTTGGAGGGGCGCAGTGTCGCACAGTTGCTGCCCATGCCGTGCATAATGGTTTAACTCATATTTCAGGACATGGCAGTATTCATGGCGAAAAAGTCGCTTTTGGAATTTTAGTGCAACTGCGTTTAGAAGAAATGCTACAAGGCAATCAACTAGCAGCATCAGCACGACAACAGTTGTTAAAGTTCTACACAGAAATTGGGCTACCCCAAAAATTAAGTGATTTGGGATTGGGCAATATTACATTAGGTGAGTTACAAACAGCCGCCGAAATTGCTCTAGTTCCTAATTCTGACATCCATCGACTACCATTTAAAGTCGCGCCAGAACAGTTGATGGCAGCAATGGTTTCCACCACTGCACCTATAGATAGTAAAGACATGAATCGAGTTTCGCCCAAGGGAATCAGTGACGAGGTTGAAGAATGA
- a CDS encoding O-antigen ligase family protein: protein MLGASLNKVSYYFKSRWQSSWNYSLWALLIFPLSPLLGAVTIGFVSLITWLKQSHKINRRPLNWGFALLSLLLIVSAGFADDKTAAFLGLFNLLPFFLLFVAHSALIQTFVQLRQMSWVLAIGSMPVIILGLGQLFLGWSLKLEILWVVLNWTITPGGNPPGRIASLFLHANTFAAYLTIVFILSLGLWLEQWRLYRELGSRKNSLPFIFLTIAVITNFITLIFTNSRNGWAIAIFACLAYALYQGWRILVGGVAAIVSSVLLAAFAPSPIAQIFRRVVPAFFWARLNDDMYPDRPVALMRKTQWEFAWSLAKEHPWTGWGLRSFSGLYKAQTQIPLGHPHNLFLMLSAETGFPSTFLFCGLLAWILITGVQLLRKSKYINTEDRLIFFSYLLAFIGWVLLNTVDVTLFDFRLNVISWLILAAISGVVHRYKQQYRLESHPN, encoded by the coding sequence ATGTTGGGAGCCAGCTTGAACAAGGTTTCTTATTATTTCAAGTCTCGCTGGCAATCTTCTTGGAACTACTCTCTATGGGCATTGTTAATCTTCCCATTGAGTCCATTGTTGGGGGCTGTGACTATTGGTTTTGTCTCATTAATAACTTGGCTGAAACAATCCCACAAAATTAATCGTCGCCCCCTCAACTGGGGATTTGCCCTTTTGAGTCTGTTGCTAATCGTAAGTGCTGGATTTGCCGATGACAAAACAGCAGCTTTCCTTGGCTTATTTAATTTATTACCATTCTTTTTACTTTTTGTTGCCCATAGCGCTCTAATTCAAACATTTGTCCAATTGCGCCAAATGTCTTGGGTTTTAGCGATCGGTTCCATGCCAGTGATAATTCTTGGTTTGGGACAGTTATTTTTAGGCTGGAGTTTGAAATTAGAGATTTTATGGGTTGTGTTGAATTGGACGATCACACCAGGAGGAAATCCGCCAGGTCGCATAGCCTCACTTTTCTTGCACGCTAACACCTTTGCCGCTTATCTAACAATAGTTTTCATCCTTAGCTTAGGGTTGTGGCTAGAACAATGGCGATTATATCGAGAATTGGGTAGTAGGAAGAATTCGCTTCCCTTTATCTTCTTAACCATTGCGGTGATTACAAATTTCATTACCTTGATTTTCACTAACTCACGCAATGGCTGGGCGATCGCTATTTTTGCCTGTTTAGCTTATGCACTTTACCAAGGCTGGCGCATTCTTGTGGGTGGTGTCGCTGCGATCGTTTCTAGTGTGCTTTTGGCAGCTTTTGCTCCCTCCCCAATCGCTCAAATTTTTCGCCGGGTAGTTCCTGCCTTCTTTTGGGCAAGGTTAAATGACGATATGTATCCAGATAGACCAGTCGCTTTAATGCGAAAAACTCAATGGGAGTTTGCCTGGTCTTTAGCCAAAGAACATCCTTGGACTGGTTGGGGATTACGCAGTTTTAGTGGACTCTACAAAGCGCAAACGCAGATTCCCTTGGGTCATCCCCATAACTTGTTTTTGATGTTATCTGCTGAAACTGGTTTTCCTAGTACTTTTTTATTTTGTGGCTTACTTGCTTGGATTTTGATTACAGGCGTGCAATTATTACGAAAGTCTAAATATATAAATACAGAAGATAGATTGATATTTTTCAGTTATCTTCTGGCCTTTATTGGTTGGGTTTTATTGAATACAGTAGATGTAACCCTCTTCGATTTTCGTTTGAATGTAATTTCATGGTTAATTTTGGCTGCCATTTCTGGAGTAGTACATCGTTATAAGCAACAATACAGACTTGAATCTCATCCAAATTAG
- a CDS encoding glutathione S-transferase codes for MIVVHHLNNSRSQRVLWLLEELGIDYEIKFYERDQKTMLAPASLREVHPLGKSPVITDAENTVAESGAIIEYIVERYGNGQLIPPPGTPERLRYTYWLHYAEGSAMPPLVMNLVFNRFGVGDSVNEGFIAPQIKLHFDYIEGELRKNTWFVGEEFTAADIQMSFPLEIVAMEAELISSRPKIQQFIERIHARPAYKRALERGGKYDFANSIQ; via the coding sequence ATGATCGTTGTCCATCATCTTAACAACTCGCGATCGCAGCGCGTACTATGGCTGCTTGAAGAATTAGGGATCGATTATGAAATTAAGTTCTACGAACGCGACCAGAAGACGATGCTGGCACCGGCATCCCTGCGTGAAGTCCATCCCCTCGGCAAGTCACCAGTAATCACAGATGCAGAAAATACTGTTGCTGAGTCAGGCGCTATCATTGAATACATCGTCGAACGCTACGGTAATGGTCAGCTAATCCCGCCACCTGGTACACCAGAACGTCTGCGCTACACTTATTGGCTGCATTATGCCGAAGGCTCTGCAATGCCACCTCTGGTAATGAATCTCGTCTTTAACCGTTTTGGTGTAGGAGACAGCGTAAACGAAGGATTTATCGCACCCCAGATTAAGCTTCACTTTGACTATATAGAAGGTGAACTTCGTAAAAATACATGGTTTGTAGGCGAAGAATTCACCGCCGCCGATATCCAAATGAGCTTTCCTTTGGAAATAGTCGCTATGGAAGCCGAACTCATCTCAAGCCGACCGAAAATTCAGCAATTTATCGAGCGCATCCATGCGCGGCCTGCTTACAAACGCGCTCTTGAACGTGGGGGCAAATACGACTTTGCCAATAGCATTCAATAA
- a CDS encoding VOC family protein, protein MSTHPQIEQQITFFYTHNLNASTQFYEQMLGLELLVCQ, encoded by the coding sequence ATGTCTACTCATCCGCAAATAGAACAGCAAATTACCTTCTTTTACACCCATAATCTCAATGCCTCTACACAATTCTACGAGCAAATGCTGGGCTTGGAGCTATTAGTCTGTCAATAA
- a CDS encoding NAD(P)/FAD-dependent oxidoreductase translates to MTDIAVIGAGMAGLVCAQQLSQAGYSVLVVDKSRGLGGRLATRRLHGTCADHGACYLKPKGELFRRFVEILRSRHILEVWTEEVYELTAGAPLSEPKNRSPRYVAPSGMSAIAKSLAPGLEILLNQRVIAITPTPEKSWRITLESSNEELTAKAIVVAIPAPQAVMLLESLGEGVLDTAFLDSLRSVEFYPSISAIAGYPSTSQPLPQWKALTFVDDADLAWIGLDSSKRPNPQQPHFVVQSSADFAQRHLESQDLEPVGKLILQRAAESLALPWLNTPEWMQVHRWRYAFPSRPWHEAFLSAETPLPLVCCGDWCGGNLAEGAMLSGLAAADEINHQLRHLPLDNVNFFNVFV, encoded by the coding sequence ATGACTGATATTGCAGTGATTGGTGCCGGAATGGCCGGTTTAGTCTGCGCCCAGCAATTAAGTCAAGCTGGATATTCGGTGCTAGTAGTGGACAAGTCCCGTGGTTTGGGTGGAAGATTGGCTACACGCCGCTTGCATGGAACTTGCGCCGATCATGGGGCTTGTTACCTGAAGCCAAAGGGTGAATTATTTAGACGTTTTGTAGAGATATTGCGATCGCGCCATATCCTCGAAGTTTGGACAGAGGAAGTTTACGAACTCACAGCAGGCGCTCCTTTATCTGAACCGAAAAACCGTAGTCCGCGATATGTTGCACCTAGTGGAATGAGTGCGATCGCTAAATCCCTCGCTCCAGGTTTAGAAATATTACTGAATCAACGTGTCATTGCTATTACCCCAACTCCCGAAAAGAGTTGGCGGATCACTCTTGAATCTAGCAACGAAGAATTAACTGCAAAAGCTATAGTCGTCGCTATTCCTGCACCCCAAGCGGTGATGCTGTTGGAATCTTTGGGTGAAGGTGTATTAGATACAGCCTTTCTTGATAGCTTGCGTTCTGTAGAATTTTATCCTTCCATTAGTGCGATCGCTGGATATCCTTCTACATCTCAACCACTCCCTCAGTGGAAAGCTCTAACTTTTGTAGATGATGCTGATTTAGCATGGATTGGTTTGGACAGTAGCAAGCGTCCTAACCCTCAACAACCACATTTTGTAGTCCAAAGTAGCGCTGATTTTGCCCAACGCCATCTAGAATCCCAGGATTTAGAACCTGTTGGAAAGCTAATATTGCAACGAGCAGCCGAATCTCTTGCCCTTCCCTGGCTGAATACTCCTGAATGGATGCAGGTACATCGTTGGCGTTATGCCTTTCCTAGCCGTCCTTGGCACGAAGCTTTTTTGTCTGCCGAAACTCCCTTACCTTTAGTTTGCTGTGGTGATTGGTGTGGCGGCAATCTTGCAGAAGGTGCGATGCTTTCTGGATTAGCGGCGGCAGATGAAATTAATCATCAGCTGCGTCATCTACCTTTAGACAATGTGAACTTTTTCAACGTTTTTGTCTGA
- a CDS encoding DUF4351 domain-containing protein, which translates to MTRQPHDQFAKEYLEELLTSLGKVETSKDVKSEVREIDVWFVPNTSSSNTSELGLLAKMAATSCLFEPFRNAPSEVEIRSCLLKLYTVHGDLLRQAKREKRSLSEGELPCLWILTPSCSSRMLNGFEAKIQESENWVEGVYFLPELLKGAIVAINQLPVVEDTLWLRVLGKGRTQKQAVEELVQLSEGSSKWDQLLEILASWRKNIEVKDNVNDEDRELIMNLSPAYLKQREEWRQEGLQEGRQEGEVTLLLRLLRRRFGEIAPDLEQRITSLSIPQLETLVDAQLDFSNLDDLVTWLSAQS; encoded by the coding sequence ATGACTCGACAACCCCATGACCAATTTGCCAAGGAATATCTAGAGGAGTTGTTAACCTCTTTAGGTAAAGTAGAAACCAGCAAAGATGTTAAAAGCGAAGTTCGTGAGATAGATGTTTGGTTTGTCCCCAATACGTCCTCATCTAATACATCAGAATTAGGTTTATTGGCGAAAATGGCTGCTACTAGTTGTCTATTTGAACCGTTCCGTAATGCTCCCAGTGAAGTAGAAATTAGGAGTTGTTTATTAAAGTTATATACGGTTCATGGAGATTTATTACGACAAGCAAAACGAGAAAAACGGTCTTTGTCAGAGGGAGAATTGCCATGTTTATGGATCTTAACTCCTTCTTGTTCTTCTAGGATGCTGAACGGATTTGAGGCGAAAATTCAAGAGTCAGAGAATTGGGTTGAGGGGGTTTATTTTCTGCCAGAATTGTTGAAAGGAGCGATCGTAGCCATTAATCAGTTACCTGTTGTTGAAGATACTCTTTGGTTAAGGGTGTTAGGGAAGGGAAGGACGCAAAAACAGGCGGTAGAAGAGTTGGTTCAACTGTCAGAAGGAAGTTCTAAATGGGATCAACTGCTAGAGATTTTAGCTTCTTGGCGCAAAAATATAGAGGTGAAAGATAATGTAAATGATGAGGATAGGGAGTTGATTATGAACTTATCACCAGCTTATCTTAAGCAACGAGAAGAATGGCGACAAGAAGGGTTGCAAGAGGGAAGACAAGAAGGAGAGGTGACATTGCTACTTCGCTTACTCAGGCGACGCTTTGGGGAAATTGCTCCTGATTTAGAGCAGAGAATTACCAGTTTATCGATTCCCCAGTTGGAGACGTTGGTGGATGCCCAGTTAGATTTCTCTAATTTAGATGATTTAGTAACCTGGTTGTCAGCGCAAAGTTAA
- a CDS encoding Ycf51 family protein, whose protein sequence is MLTTANFLQYTQWSGIATLVFAALTVLAFILKWGIRFRLVGTTGFMLVLTGGLFALSIVPLSRAVIPGATKYTLVYDNGSTQAVITTSPKITPTQLEATLRQAASNLFSYGRSGTREDDKLTVRARVIIHPETGVSVPVYLGEAKRSLVSHQNSPVTVEIYTDKFAQLPKSNA, encoded by the coding sequence ATGCTCACAACAGCTAACTTTCTTCAGTACACCCAATGGTCGGGTATAGCTACATTGGTATTCGCTGCCTTAACAGTTTTGGCTTTTATTCTCAAATGGGGCATCCGCTTTCGGCTGGTGGGTACGACTGGCTTTATGCTGGTGCTGACAGGTGGTTTATTTGCACTGTCGATAGTCCCCTTGAGTCGGGCTGTGATTCCAGGAGCGACGAAGTACACTCTAGTTTATGACAATGGCTCAACACAAGCGGTTATTACTACATCGCCCAAAATTACACCTACGCAATTAGAAGCAACTTTACGTCAAGCAGCTAGTAATCTATTTTCTTATGGTCGTTCAGGTACACGGGAAGACGACAAGTTGACAGTTCGCGCCCGCGTTATTATTCACCCAGAAACAGGGGTTTCTGTACCAGTTTACTTGGGTGAGGCCAAGCGATCGCTAGTTTCTCATCAAAATTCACCAGTCACAGTGGAAATTTACACAGACAAATTCGCCCAATTGCCAAAATCTAACGCTTAA